From Staphylococcus delphini, one genomic window encodes:
- a CDS encoding YceI family protein — protein MTNLKFDPVHSSLEFSIKHLMVSKIKGTFNDYTVDVTGDLNDLDSLASVTTINVDSIDTKNADRDNHLKTADFFNTESHQQITFRSKSITENKITGDLTIAGQTNEETFDFEQHGVSDNPLSSGQVTGFTVTGTIDREKYGMRFNKALETGGVMLGKEVQFEFHGEFAIEG, from the coding sequence ATGACTAACCTTAAATTCGATCCAGTACACAGTTCATTAGAATTTTCAATCAAACACTTGATGGTGTCAAAAATTAAGGGGACTTTTAACGATTATACCGTTGATGTCACAGGTGATCTTAACGACTTAGATTCATTAGCGTCCGTTACAACGATTAACGTTGATTCTATCGACACTAAAAATGCAGATCGTGACAATCATTTAAAAACAGCAGACTTCTTTAATACAGAGTCTCATCAACAAATTACTTTCAGAAGTAAATCAATTACAGAAAACAAAATTACTGGTGATTTAACAATTGCGGGTCAAACAAACGAAGAAACGTTTGACTTTGAACAACACGGTGTGAGCGACAACCCTCTTAGCAGTGGTCAAGTCACTGGTTTCACAGTAACAGGTACAATCGACCGTGAAAAATATGGGATGCGCTTCAATAAAGCTTTAGAAACAGGCGGCGTCATGCTCGGTAAAGAAGTGCAATTCGAATTCCATGGTGAGTTCGCTATCGAAGGTTAA
- a CDS encoding glycoside hydrolase family 35 protein, with the protein MSRFKISDTFLLDDKPIKILSGAIHYFRIPRDDWEDSLYNLKALGFNTVETYVPWNFHETVKDQYDFEGHKDLKHFIELAQQLGLYAIVRPSPYICAEWEFGGFPAWLLNDRTMRIRSRDEQYLAKVKKYYQELFKILTPLQIDQGGPIIMMQVENEYGSFGQDHDYLRALAHMMREEGVTVPFFTSDGAWDQCLRAGSLIEDDILPTGNFGSRTVQNFENLKTFQQEFSKKWPLMCMEFWDGWFNRWGEPVIKRDSDDLAEEVRDAVKLGSLNLYMFHGGTNFGFWNGCSARGTKDLPQVTSYDYHAPLDEAGNPTEKYFALQGMLKEEMPDIEQHEPRTKTFMSMKAIPLADKVNLFEVLEDISTKTTSFYPQTMEEAGSGYGYMVYRTRIHKATEQEKLRIVDARDRVHCFVDQQHVYTAYQEEIGDQFEVTLTSDQPQIDVLVENMGRVNYGYKLLAPTQRKGLGQGLMQDLHFVQQWEQFDIDFDRLTADHFKREWSEQQPAFYKYTFDLAEPNNTHIDVSDFGKGVVLVNGFNIGRYWEIGPSQSLYIPKAFLKQGQNEIIVFDSEGKHPESIQLIETPKFSEV; encoded by the coding sequence TTAGAATACCAAGGGATGATTGGGAAGACTCATTATACAACTTAAAAGCACTCGGATTTAACACAGTAGAAACTTATGTCCCATGGAATTTTCATGAGACGGTGAAAGATCAATATGATTTTGAAGGGCATAAAGATTTAAAACATTTTATTGAACTTGCGCAACAGCTTGGACTTTATGCGATTGTGCGCCCATCTCCGTATATTTGTGCGGAGTGGGAGTTCGGTGGCTTTCCAGCATGGTTACTCAATGACCGTACGATGCGCATTCGTTCAAGAGATGAGCAATATTTAGCAAAAGTTAAAAAATATTATCAAGAACTGTTTAAAATCTTAACGCCGTTACAAATTGATCAAGGTGGTCCGATTATCATGATGCAAGTCGAAAATGAATACGGTTCATTCGGTCAAGATCACGACTATTTACGTGCACTTGCGCACATGATGCGTGAAGAAGGGGTCACAGTACCATTCTTTACATCAGATGGGGCTTGGGATCAATGTTTAAGAGCGGGTAGTCTCATTGAAGATGATATTTTACCGACAGGCAATTTTGGTTCTCGTACAGTTCAAAATTTCGAAAACTTAAAGACGTTCCAACAAGAATTTAGTAAAAAGTGGCCGTTAATGTGTATGGAATTTTGGGATGGCTGGTTTAATCGCTGGGGTGAACCTGTGATTAAACGAGACAGTGATGATTTGGCTGAAGAAGTGCGCGATGCAGTGAAATTAGGCTCACTTAATTTATATATGTTCCATGGTGGGACAAACTTTGGTTTTTGGAACGGTTGCTCGGCACGTGGTACGAAAGATTTACCGCAAGTGACATCTTATGACTACCATGCGCCGTTAGATGAAGCGGGGAATCCAACAGAAAAATACTTTGCTTTACAAGGGATGCTCAAAGAAGAAATGCCTGACATTGAGCAACATGAACCAAGAACGAAAACATTTATGTCAATGAAAGCTATTCCATTGGCAGATAAAGTGAATTTATTCGAAGTACTTGAAGACATTTCGACAAAAACGACAAGCTTCTACCCACAAACGATGGAAGAAGCGGGTTCTGGTTATGGTTATATGGTATATCGTACGCGTATCCATAAAGCGACAGAACAAGAAAAATTGCGCATTGTAGACGCAAGAGACCGTGTCCACTGTTTTGTAGACCAACAACATGTCTACACAGCGTATCAAGAAGAAATTGGAGATCAATTTGAAGTCACATTAACGTCTGACCAACCCCAAATCGATGTGCTCGTTGAAAATATGGGTCGTGTCAACTACGGCTACAAATTATTAGCGCCAACACAACGTAAAGGTTTAGGTCAAGGACTCATGCAAGATCTTCATTTCGTACAACAGTGGGAACAATTCGATATCGACTTCGACCGTTTAACAGCGGATCATTTCAAACGTGAATGGTCTGAACAACAACCTGCTTTTTATAAATACACATTTGACTTAGCAGAGCCGAACAATACGCATATTGATGTAAGCGATTTCGGTAAAGGTGTTGTACTCGTCAACGGATTCAACATCGGTCGTTATTGGGAAATTGGACCGTCACAATCGCTCTATATTCCTAAAGCATTTTTGAAACAAGGACAAAATGAAATTATCGTGTTTGACTCGGAAGGAAAGCATCCAGAAAGTATCCAACTGATTGAAACACCAAAATTTTCTGAAGTATAA
- a CDS encoding helix-turn-helix transcriptional regulator, translating into MKFHEKIKQERKKHNLSQEDLANKINISRQSISKWELEKGYPNIETLIELSELFDITVDELLKGDDFLKSKIVEDGKKLKHPLLFNLGEVIGLLGLIILISNFVLRAIRLATHQDILPFLQSNLVTTVAVICLLISWLTYETFGKSYK; encoded by the coding sequence ATGAAATTCCACGAAAAAATTAAACAAGAAAGAAAAAAACACAATTTATCTCAAGAAGACTTAGCGAATAAAATTAATATCAGTAGACAGTCCATATCAAAATGGGAACTGGAAAAAGGTTATCCCAATATTGAAACACTGATAGAACTAAGTGAACTCTTTGATATTACAGTAGATGAGCTTTTAAAAGGAGATGATTTTTTGAAAAGTAAAATTGTTGAAGATGGTAAAAAACTCAAGCACCCTCTCCTTTTTAACCTCGGAGAAGTCATAGGCTTGTTAGGTTTAATCATTTTAATTTCTAATTTTGTACTTAGAGCTATTCGATTAGCCACACATCAAGACATATTACCTTTTTTACAAAGTAATCTCGTCACAACTGTAGCCGTCATATGTTTATTAATCAGTTGGCTCACTTATGAAACCTTTGGAAAAAGTTACAAATAG
- a CDS encoding PTS system mannose/fructose/sorbose family transporter subunit IID: MTNYKQTETQISQNADANSKLTGTMPQTPYKLTDKDFRQMNTRSLLFFQWGWNYERMQGSGYLFTILPQLRKIYGDDSPELQEMMRTHAQFFNTSNFFNTIIMGIDIAMEEKERYASKESVKGIKVGLMGPFAAVGDAIFGSLVPTIFGAIAANMAQDGNPFGALLWFVAMLAIIVFRWKQLKFAYKEGISLVTTMQHRLESLTNAATLLGVFMVGALVATMIRVQFAWKPQIGDLTVNIQNNADMILPRLLPLIIVFAIYWLLGRKKMNSTRAIFIVIIVSIILSALGVISKI, encoded by the coding sequence ATGACGAATTATAAACAAACGGAAACACAAATTTCTCAAAACGCTGATGCAAATTCAAAGTTAACAGGTACAATGCCGCAAACACCTTATAAACTGACTGATAAAGACTTTAGACAAATGAACACACGTAGCTTATTGTTCTTCCAATGGGGTTGGAACTATGAGCGTATGCAAGGGTCTGGTTATTTATTCACGATCCTTCCACAATTACGTAAAATTTATGGTGACGATTCACCTGAATTACAAGAAATGATGCGAACACACGCGCAATTCTTCAATACAAGTAACTTCTTTAACACGATTATTATGGGTATTGATATTGCGATGGAAGAAAAAGAACGCTATGCATCAAAAGAATCTGTCAAAGGGATTAAAGTCGGTTTAATGGGACCATTTGCCGCTGTAGGGGATGCGATTTTCGGTTCATTAGTGCCTACAATTTTCGGTGCCATTGCCGCAAACATGGCGCAAGATGGTAACCCATTCGGTGCATTGCTATGGTTTGTCGCAATGCTGGCGATCATCGTATTCAGATGGAAACAATTGAAATTCGCGTACAAAGAAGGGATTTCACTTGTAACAACGATGCAACACCGCTTAGAGTCATTAACGAATGCAGCAACATTGCTCGGGGTATTCATGGTCGGTGCACTCGTCGCTACGATGATTCGTGTGCAATTTGCTTGGAAACCACAAATTGGTGATTTAACAGTCAACATCCAAAACAATGCCGACATGATTTTACCAAGATTATTACCTTTGATTATTGTATTTGCGATTTACTGGTTATTAGGACGTAAAAAAATGAACTCAACACGTGCAATCTTTATTGTGATTATCGTTTCAATTATTTTGTCAGCGTTGGGTGTTATTTCAAAAATTTAA
- the nagA gene encoding N-acetylglucosamine-6-phosphate deacetylase codes for MTYAITNGVIYTEDGVISDGYLIVEDGKIKAVETGAYTGDLEVVDAKGCHILPGFIDVHIHGGYGEDAMDGSYDGLKYLAEHLLTEGTTTFLATTMTQSQEAIEKALRNISVYHQQQDVTNAAEVGGVHLEGPFISEHKIGAQNPAFIQRPTVALLRHFQEVATGLIKIVTIAPEVEGASEVIQTLKDEFIFSMGHTEVDFDQANTAAAEGVKHVTHLYNAGVGFHHRNPGMFGAAWTNDQLSTEVIVDGVHSHPQSVAIAYQHKGPEKMYLITDAMRAKGMPEGDYELGGQKVIVKDHEAHLETGSLAGSILKMNDGLRNLIQFTGERLETLWPITSLNQAKALKIDDRKGSIAVGKDADLVIVDDDIQVYQTIKMGRVHDIMH; via the coding sequence ATGACATATGCAATTACTAATGGCGTCATTTATACAGAAGACGGTGTGATCTCAGATGGCTACCTTATTGTAGAAGACGGCAAAATTAAAGCGGTTGAAACGGGTGCATATACGGGTGACTTAGAAGTTGTAGATGCAAAAGGGTGTCACATCTTACCAGGTTTCATTGACGTGCATATTCACGGCGGTTATGGTGAAGATGCGATGGACGGTTCATACGATGGCTTGAAATATTTAGCTGAACATTTACTGACAGAAGGCACAACGACATTTTTAGCAACAACGATGACACAATCTCAAGAAGCGATTGAAAAAGCACTACGCAACATTAGTGTGTATCATCAGCAACAAGATGTGACGAATGCTGCTGAAGTGGGCGGTGTGCATTTAGAAGGGCCATTCATTTCTGAGCATAAAATCGGCGCACAAAATCCGGCATTTATCCAAAGACCGACTGTTGCATTGTTGCGTCACTTCCAAGAGGTTGCGACAGGGCTCATTAAAATTGTCACCATCGCTCCAGAAGTGGAAGGTGCAAGTGAAGTCATTCAAACGTTAAAAGATGAATTTATCTTTTCAATGGGACATACTGAAGTAGACTTTGATCAAGCGAACACAGCAGCAGCAGAAGGTGTCAAACACGTCACACACTTGTACAACGCGGGTGTCGGTTTCCATCACAGAAATCCGGGCATGTTTGGTGCAGCATGGACAAATGATCAGTTAAGTACAGAAGTCATTGTCGACGGGGTTCATTCACACCCTCAATCAGTCGCAATTGCCTACCAGCATAAAGGTCCAGAAAAAATGTACTTAATTACGGATGCGATGCGTGCAAAAGGAATGCCAGAAGGTGACTATGAACTCGGTGGTCAGAAGGTCATTGTGAAAGATCACGAGGCGCATTTGGAAACAGGCTCTTTAGCAGGAAGCATTTTGAAAATGAATGACGGTTTACGCAATTTGATTCAATTTACAGGCGAGCGTTTAGAAACGTTATGGCCAATCACAAGTTTGAATCAGGCGAAAGCGTTGAAGATTGATGATCGCAAGGGAAGTATTGCGGTAGGTAAGGATGCCGATCTTGTGATTGTAGATGATGACATTCAAGTATATCAAACGATTAAAATGGGGCGCGTGCACGACATAATGCACTAA
- a CDS encoding PTS mannose/fructose/sorbose/N-acetylgalactosamine transporter subunit IIC, which yields MDILWWQVLLLTLYAGYQILDDLQFNIFGHPVFAGIVSGLIMGDITTGLIIGGGMQLTILGVGTFGGASRIDANSGTVLAVAFSVALGMNPQQALATLAVPVASLMIQTDILARFANTFFAHRIDKKIEQMDYKGVERNFLYGGIPWALSRAIPVFLALVFGGSVVGKIVDYLNGDLKWLGDGLTVAGAVLPAVGFAILLRYLPLKKHYPYFILGFIITALMVTVFNGLSGLGTSVAGLDKNFTMSFSSLPMLAIAAIGFALAAMEYSRSSQSKTIVANHGGNQATDADDEGEIDDDEL from the coding sequence TTGGATATTTTATGGTGGCAAGTATTGCTCTTAACGCTGTACGCGGGTTATCAAATTTTAGATGATTTGCAATTTAATATTTTCGGCCATCCTGTATTTGCAGGGATTGTATCAGGCTTAATCATGGGCGATATTACTACTGGTTTAATTATCGGTGGGGGTATGCAGTTAACAATTTTAGGGGTAGGTACATTCGGTGGTGCATCAAGAATCGATGCGAACTCTGGTACGGTATTAGCGGTTGCGTTCTCAGTTGCATTAGGAATGAACCCACAACAAGCACTTGCTACACTAGCAGTACCTGTAGCGAGCTTAATGATTCAAACGGATATTTTAGCACGTTTTGCAAACACATTCTTTGCACATCGTATTGATAAAAAGATTGAACAAATGGATTACAAAGGTGTAGAACGTAACTTCCTTTACGGCGGGATTCCATGGGCGTTATCTCGTGCGATCCCAGTATTTTTAGCACTTGTATTCGGTGGTAGCGTGGTAGGTAAAATCGTTGACTACTTGAACGGTGACTTAAAATGGTTAGGTGACGGTTTGACAGTGGCAGGTGCGGTATTACCAGCAGTCGGTTTCGCTATTTTATTACGTTACTTACCTTTGAAAAAACATTATCCTTACTTTATTTTAGGTTTTATCATTACAGCATTAATGGTAACAGTCTTTAACGGTTTATCAGGTTTAGGGACATCAGTTGCCGGTTTAGACAAAAACTTTACAATGTCATTCTCATCATTACCAATGTTAGCGATTGCAGCGATTGGTTTTGCTTTAGCGGCAATGGAATACAGTCGAAGTTCACAATCTAAAACAATAGTTGCAAATCATGGAGGAAACCAAGCAACAGACGCGGACGATGAAGGAGAGATTGACGATGACGAATTATAA
- the ptsG gene encoding glucose-specific PTS transporter subunit IIBC: protein MFKLFFGQLQRVGKALMLPVAILPAAGILLALGNAMHNEQLVSLAPWLKHEVFVVLSTIMESAGQVVFDNLPLLFAVGTALGLAGGDGVAALAALVGYLIMNATIGKVMHISIDQIYSYADGAHTLSQASKLPQHALILGVPTLQTGVFGGIIMGALAAWCYNKFYNITLPQFLGFFAGKRFVPIVTSLVAIVTGIVLSFVWPPIQEGLNELSNFLLNKNLVLTTFIFGIIERSLIPFGLHHIFYAPFWFEFGSYVNHAGELVRGDQRIWMAQMKDGVAFTAGAFTTGKYPFMMFGLPAAAYAIYRQARPERKKIVGGLMLSAALTSFLTGITEPLEFSFLFVAPILYAVHVLLAGTSFLVMHLLDVKIGMTFSGGFIDYILYGLLNWDRTNALYVIPVGIVYAIIYYFLFTFVIKHMNLKTPGREDEVAEARDTSVERLPFDVLDAMGGKDNVKHLDACITRLRVEVHDKAKVDVNTLKELGAAGVLEVGNNMQAIFGPKSDQIKHDMALIMKGEITSPSQTTVSEEDEVVHIDGSRSVTIVAPCDGEVIPLSEVPDQVFSGGMMGDGVGFIPHQSEIVAPFHGKVKALFPTKHAIGIESTDGVELLIHIGIDTVKLNGEGFESFVKVGDEVAEGQLLMKVDLEYLQQHAPSIVTPMIVTNLGERQIEVEDVKEVEKGQRVFTVL, encoded by the coding sequence GTGTTTAAACTTTTCTTTGGGCAATTACAAAGAGTTGGGAAGGCGTTAATGCTTCCGGTTGCTATTTTACCGGCTGCTGGGATTTTACTTGCGCTAGGGAATGCCATGCACAATGAGCAGTTAGTATCGTTGGCACCATGGTTGAAGCATGAGGTATTTGTTGTTCTATCTACAATTATGGAATCAGCAGGTCAAGTGGTGTTTGATAATTTACCATTGCTTTTTGCTGTGGGGACAGCGTTAGGTTTAGCAGGTGGCGATGGTGTTGCAGCATTGGCAGCACTTGTGGGTTACTTAATTATGAATGCGACGATTGGTAAAGTGATGCATATCAGTATCGATCAAATTTATTCTTATGCAGATGGGGCACACACGCTCAGCCAAGCGAGTAAACTCCCACAACATGCCTTAATTTTAGGTGTTCCAACGTTACAAACGGGTGTCTTCGGCGGTATCATCATGGGTGCGTTAGCGGCATGGTGTTACAATAAATTTTATAATATTACGTTACCACAGTTTTTAGGTTTCTTTGCGGGTAAACGTTTTGTACCAATTGTGACGTCATTAGTTGCGATTGTAACAGGGATTGTGTTGTCATTCGTTTGGCCACCGATTCAAGAAGGACTTAACGAATTATCGAACTTCTTATTAAACAAAAACCTTGTATTAACGACATTTATTTTTGGAATTATTGAACGTTCATTGATTCCGTTTGGTTTACATCACATTTTCTATGCGCCGTTCTGGTTTGAATTCGGTTCATACGTGAATCATGCGGGTGAACTGGTTCGTGGTGACCAACGTATTTGGATGGCACAAATGAAAGATGGCGTTGCGTTTACAGCCGGTGCTTTCACAACAGGTAAATATCCATTCATGATGTTTGGTTTACCAGCTGCAGCTTATGCGATTTATCGACAAGCACGTCCAGAGCGTAAAAAGATTGTCGGCGGTTTGATGTTGTCCGCAGCATTAACATCATTTTTAACAGGGATTACAGAGCCATTAGAGTTCTCATTCTTATTTGTTGCGCCAATTTTATATGCCGTGCACGTATTATTAGCAGGCACGTCATTCTTAGTGATGCACTTGTTAGACGTTAAAATCGGGATGACATTCTCAGGTGGTTTTATTGACTATATTTTATATGGTTTACTGAATTGGGATCGTACAAATGCTTTATACGTCATTCCAGTAGGTATCGTTTATGCGATTATTTACTATTTCTTATTTACTTTTGTGATCAAGCACATGAATTTAAAAACGCCTGGTCGTGAAGATGAAGTAGCAGAGGCGAGAGATACGTCAGTTGAGCGTTTACCATTTGATGTCCTTGATGCGATGGGTGGTAAAGACAACGTGAAACATTTAGATGCATGTATTACGCGTCTTCGTGTGGAAGTTCATGATAAAGCAAAAGTCGATGTGAATACATTGAAAGAATTAGGTGCTGCTGGTGTGCTTGAAGTTGGCAACAATATGCAAGCTATTTTTGGACCGAAATCGGATCAAATCAAGCATGACATGGCACTCATTATGAAAGGTGAAATTACGAGTCCGAGCCAAACGACGGTCTCTGAGGAAGATGAAGTCGTGCATATTGATGGTTCGAGAAGTGTGACGATTGTTGCGCCATGTGACGGAGAAGTGATTCCGTTATCAGAAGTGCCTGATCAAGTCTTTTCAGGTGGTATGATGGGTGACGGTGTGGGCTTTATTCCGCATCAGTCTGAAATTGTTGCGCCATTCCATGGTAAAGTGAAAGCCTTATTCCCAACGAAACATGCCATTGGTATCGAATCAACAGACGGGGTAGAATTGCTGATTCACATCGGTATTGATACAGTGAAATTAAATGGAGAAGGCTTTGAAAGTTTCGTTAAAGTCGGTGATGAAGTAGCTGAAGGTCAATTGTTGATGAAAGTGGATCTAGAATATCTACAGCAACATGCGCCAAGTATTGTGACACCGATGATAGTGACAAACTTAGGAGAGCGTCAAATTGAAGTAGAAGACGTTAAGGAAGTTGAGAAAGGTCAAAGAGTGTTCACTGTTCTATAA
- a CDS encoding PTS sugar transporter subunit IIA, giving the protein MEKLILVSHGAFCEGLKDSVEMILGPQDYIHTAALTPEMGPEDFEKALDTLIDEGDQVTVFADLLGGTPANTVSKKIMNGADLNLYVGMSLPMVISYINGKMIGEQPDYVQKAQEGIIHVNALLNQDDDDDDE; this is encoded by the coding sequence ATGGAAAAGTTAATCCTTGTGAGTCACGGCGCTTTTTGTGAAGGGCTTAAAGACAGTGTAGAAATGATTCTTGGGCCTCAAGATTACATTCATACTGCGGCATTAACACCAGAAATGGGGCCTGAAGATTTTGAAAAAGCATTAGACACACTCATTGATGAAGGCGATCAAGTGACAGTTTTTGCAGATTTATTAGGCGGTACACCAGCGAATACCGTTTCTAAAAAAATTATGAATGGGGCAGACTTAAACCTTTATGTAGGGATGAGCTTACCAATGGTGATTAGCTATATTAATGGTAAAATGATTGGTGAACAACCTGACTATGTGCAAAAAGCGCAAGAAGGTATCATTCACGTCAACGCGCTGTTAAATCAAGACGATGACGACGATGATGAATAA
- a CDS encoding PTS system mannose/fructose/N-acetylgalactosamine-transporter subunit IIB, whose product MAIIGSRIDGRLIHGQVANLWATKLNIGRFIVIDNEVAQSDIDKQALKLATPAGIKLSVLPVEKAANNINNGKYDSQRVMVIARRPDRFVELVNNGVKIEELNVGNMSQTDETRSITNSINITDEDVDNFKVLQEKGVNIISQMVPNDKAVDFMSLIKE is encoded by the coding sequence ATGGCAATTATCGGAAGCAGAATCGATGGAAGATTAATTCACGGACAAGTGGCAAACTTATGGGCAACAAAATTAAACATTGGACGTTTTATCGTTATTGATAATGAAGTCGCTCAAAGTGATATCGACAAACAAGCATTAAAACTTGCGACACCAGCAGGGATTAAATTAAGTGTATTACCAGTTGAAAAAGCAGCAAACAATATCAACAACGGTAAATATGACTCACAACGTGTGATGGTCATTGCAAGACGCCCAGATCGTTTTGTTGAATTAGTGAACAACGGTGTGAAAATTGAAGAATTAAACGTGGGTAACATGTCTCAAACAGACGAAACGCGTTCAATTACAAACTCAATTAACATTACAGATGAAGATGTAGACAACTTCAAAGTATTGCAAGAAAAAGGCGTGAACATTATTTCACAAATGGTTCCAAACGATAAAGCAGTTGACTTTATGTCATTAATTAAAGAATAG
- a CDS encoding lactate/malate family dehydrogenase yields MSKVSIIGAGAVGSTAAYLLSEMPWVREIVLVDVDQNRAQGQALDMMHGIGVSQAKRVIAGDYEATQDSDVIIITIGVPEKVGESRLIPLQKNADILKEIVPKMTTYSPNAKIVTVSNPVDILAYTTYQISKKAASDVIGLGTLLDTSRLKYLLSDYFNISPKSIEATVVGEHGDSQVVLWRHVRIGGLTLEAFAATQNMKLPDDFKETMAQRVKDTAFDVWKMKGPNCYCVANAIQCLVEALLSPERRVLPVSNLYTTSTGLTVYISLPSIVSERGVEQMLPELLNAEEEAQLNASCAVMADYIQQMTL; encoded by the coding sequence ATGAGTAAAGTGAGTATTATTGGTGCGGGTGCGGTAGGATCAACGGCTGCGTATTTGTTATCTGAAATGCCATGGGTGAGAGAGATCGTGTTGGTGGATGTGGATCAGAATCGTGCGCAAGGTCAAGCATTAGATATGATGCATGGGATTGGTGTATCACAAGCGAAACGAGTCATTGCGGGAGATTATGAAGCGACACAAGATTCAGATGTCATCATTATTACGATTGGTGTGCCGGAAAAAGTTGGGGAGTCTCGTCTCATTCCACTGCAAAAAAATGCGGATATTTTAAAAGAAATTGTACCGAAAATGACGACGTATAGTCCTAATGCCAAAATTGTAACTGTGAGCAATCCAGTCGATATTTTAGCGTATACGACTTATCAAATTAGCAAAAAAGCAGCTTCAGATGTGATTGGTTTAGGGACGTTACTCGATACGTCGCGTCTGAAATATTTGTTGAGCGACTACTTTAACATCAGTCCAAAAAGTATTGAAGCAACTGTTGTAGGAGAGCACGGTGATTCGCAAGTTGTACTGTGGCGTCATGTCCGTATCGGTGGACTGACTTTAGAAGCATTTGCGGCCACTCAAAATATGAAGTTACCGGATGACTTTAAGGAAACAATGGCACAACGTGTGAAAGATACAGCTTTTGATGTATGGAAAATGAAAGGACCGAATTGTTATTGTGTGGCGAATGCGATTCAATGTTTGGTAGAAGCGCTGTTAAGCCCAGAACGACGCGTATTGCCAGTGTCGAATTTATATACAACATCGACAGGCTTGACGGTATATATTAGTCTGCCAAGTATTGTCAGTGAACGAGGGGTTGAGCAAATGCTCCCTGAATTACTGAATGCAGAAGAAGAAGCACAATTAAATGCGTCATGTGCGGTGATGGCTGACTATATTCAGCAAATGACTTTGTAA